The following proteins come from a genomic window of Corallococcus sp. NCRR:
- a CDS encoding family 43 glycosylhydrolase, with amino-acid sequence MKPVRAVLLLSLLTTTFAGSALAQDNSRTLLMQWLADPDVYKENDDLFFLTGTGNGVLLPLYESNDLTTFRFKRDYNPSAADPTYDYCFLWAPDLSKVGSVYQLHFSGHRVPNGAACPPAGQEVTTFVATAPDLNLVFGAPQPINANTTWPRTTTGTACLPQGCNRNIRIDSATFNDGADRWLFYVWFQNGNNISSFKLAAPGTVYNHAGPAVFATPAYEEGINEAPELFKRDGRYYMVFSGGWYNSQYAMYYVMADSIPELTRARAVRRLSLPSKNSAGRLVQTHGHNVIVERRGEYFNIFHQGAFDSAGNLTSRSTYKQRVAFKPDGAMTSLNQVSVRWNRLAGYSYSLDVVLKNGSVVGPCTSVVLLGQANKTVFDGVCRSAGDRVVTKGEIAAFRLFYSNNNVWGPFVEKAYDGISDDVTLELPGGVTPFVDLEWSEEETLAQYSIDVQRRDTGAWIGPCIGVGAVNKSLAWTYQGRCDTPGINVPFSNIQAFRVCSAVNGDWAHARCGAAAYDGRALHSRINIP; translated from the coding sequence ATGAAGCCCGTCCGAGCCGTCCTGCTGTTGTCCCTCCTCACCACGACCTTCGCCGGGAGCGCCCTCGCGCAGGACAACTCGCGCACGCTGCTGATGCAGTGGCTGGCGGATCCGGACGTCTACAAGGAGAACGACGACCTGTTCTTCCTCACTGGGACGGGCAACGGGGTGCTGCTGCCGCTGTATGAGTCCAACGACCTAACGACGTTCCGCTTCAAGCGCGACTACAACCCGTCCGCGGCGGATCCGACGTACGACTACTGCTTCCTGTGGGCTCCGGACCTGAGCAAGGTGGGCAGCGTCTACCAGCTCCACTTCTCAGGACACCGGGTGCCCAACGGCGCGGCGTGTCCTCCGGCGGGGCAGGAGGTGACGACCTTCGTGGCCACGGCGCCGGATTTGAACCTGGTCTTCGGCGCGCCCCAGCCCATCAACGCCAACACCACCTGGCCGCGCACCACCACCGGCACGGCGTGCCTGCCGCAGGGGTGCAACCGGAACATCCGCATCGACTCCGCGACGTTCAACGACGGCGCGGACCGGTGGCTCTTCTATGTCTGGTTCCAGAACGGCAACAACATCTCCTCGTTCAAGCTGGCCGCGCCCGGCACCGTCTACAACCACGCGGGCCCTGCGGTGTTCGCGACGCCGGCCTACGAGGAGGGCATCAACGAGGCGCCGGAGCTCTTCAAGCGCGACGGGCGCTACTACATGGTCTTCAGCGGCGGTTGGTACAACAGCCAGTACGCCATGTACTACGTGATGGCGGACTCCATCCCGGAGCTCACGCGGGCGCGGGCGGTGCGGCGGCTGTCCCTGCCGTCGAAGAACTCCGCGGGCCGGCTGGTGCAGACCCACGGCCACAACGTCATCGTCGAGCGGCGGGGCGAGTACTTCAACATCTTCCACCAGGGCGCCTTCGACAGCGCGGGCAACCTCACCTCGCGCAGCACGTACAAGCAGCGCGTCGCGTTCAAGCCGGACGGGGCGATGACGTCGCTCAACCAGGTGAGCGTGCGCTGGAACCGGCTCGCGGGGTACAGCTACTCGCTGGACGTCGTGCTGAAGAATGGCTCGGTGGTGGGGCCGTGCACGTCCGTGGTGCTGCTGGGGCAGGCCAACAAGACGGTGTTCGACGGCGTGTGCCGCAGCGCCGGGGACCGCGTGGTGACGAAGGGGGAGATCGCCGCGTTCCGCCTCTTCTATTCCAACAACAACGTCTGGGGGCCCTTCGTGGAGAAGGCCTATGACGGCATCTCCGACGACGTGACCCTGGAGCTGCCCGGCGGCGTCACGCCCTTCGTGGACCTGGAGTGGAGCGAGGAGGAGACGCTGGCGCAGTACTCCATCGACGTGCAGCGGCGGGACACGGGCGCGTGGATTGGCCCGTGCATCGGCGTGGGCGCCGTGAACAAGAGCCTGGCCTGGACCTACCAGGGGCGCTGCGACACGCCGGGCATCAACGTGCCGTTCTCCAACATCCAGGCCTTCCGCGTCTGCTCCGCGGTGAATGGCGACTGGGCCCATGCGCGCTGCGGCGCCGCCGCGTATGACGGGCGGGCCCTGCACTCGCGCATCAACATCCCCTAG
- a CDS encoding siderophore ABC transporter substrate-binding protein gives MSPPPRRFPPLLAALMGVAVIALAVFFMRGPRAPAPAPAAGRTIAHAQGSTVVSGHPKQVVVFDLAALDTLDALGVDVQGVAGEYFPGQLAKYADAKKYPRYGTLFEPDYEALHAARPDLVITGGRSSARYTKLAAMVPTIDQTTDDAHFLDTVVGNTQRLATVFGKEEQARALVEALNQSIATLKGTTASRGKGLIVLTSGGRMSAYGPGSRFGVLHDTFGIPPAAPGLKASLHGEAVGSEFILETNPDWLFVIDRDAAIGEGGGAQRLLDNELVHQTTAWKQGQVVYLEPANTYLIGGGIQSLRRLMEQISDVYAKPRQPPAP, from the coding sequence GTGAGCCCCCCTCCCCGGCGGTTCCCTCCCCTCCTCGCGGCCCTCATGGGGGTCGCGGTCATCGCGCTCGCGGTCTTCTTCATGCGGGGCCCGCGAGCTCCGGCCCCGGCTCCGGCAGCGGGCCGGACCATTGCCCACGCGCAGGGCAGCACCGTCGTGAGCGGGCACCCGAAGCAGGTCGTGGTGTTCGACCTGGCGGCGCTGGACACGTTGGACGCGCTGGGGGTGGACGTGCAGGGAGTGGCGGGTGAGTACTTCCCCGGGCAGTTGGCGAAGTACGCGGACGCGAAGAAGTACCCGCGCTACGGGACGCTCTTCGAGCCCGACTACGAGGCCCTGCACGCCGCCCGGCCCGACCTGGTCATCACCGGCGGACGCTCCAGCGCCCGGTACACGAAGCTCGCCGCCATGGTGCCCACCATCGACCAGACCACGGACGACGCGCACTTCCTGGACACCGTGGTGGGCAACACGCAGCGGCTGGCGACCGTCTTCGGCAAGGAGGAGCAGGCGCGCGCGCTGGTGGAGGCGCTGAACCAGTCCATCGCGACGCTGAAGGGCACCACCGCCAGCCGGGGCAAGGGGCTCATCGTGCTGACGTCCGGAGGGCGGATGAGCGCCTATGGCCCGGGCTCGCGCTTCGGCGTGCTGCACGACACCTTCGGCATCCCGCCCGCGGCCCCGGGCCTCAAGGCGTCGCTGCACGGAGAGGCCGTGGGCTCCGAGTTCATCCTGGAGACCAACCCGGACTGGCTCTTCGTCATCGACCGGGACGCGGCCATTGGCGAGGGCGGCGGCGCGCAGCGGCTCCTGGACAACGAGCTGGTGCACCAGACGACGGCCTGGAAGCAGGGCCAGGTCGTGTACCTGGAGCCGGCGAACACCTATCTCATCGGCGGCGGCATCCAGTCCCTGCGGCGCCTGATGGAGCAGATCTCCGATGTCTACGCGAAGCCCCGACAGCCCCCCGCTCCCTGA
- a CDS encoding ABC transporter permease has protein sequence MSTRSPDSPPLPEPGFALPGSVAPLPLLGVAVLGVLVLAGISLLIGVSHVSWEALLSPSEHQRAVQVLVISRVPRTLALVLAGMSLAVAGLIMQMLARNRFVEPFTAGTAESASLGLLAVTLLAPGLPILARTAVAAGFAMAGTALFLFILRRIPLRSALIVPVVGLVLGAIFDAATTFFAYRFSLLQSLMAWTTGDFSSVLRGRYELLWGAFVLTVIAYVVADRFTVAGMGEAFTTNLGLSHPRILALGLAIVAMVTAVVVATVGMIPFIGLVVPNVVSLIVGDNARRSIPWVAAMGAGFVLLCDIVGRVVRQPYEIPVGTVAGVVGSLLFLHLLLRRDGRVG, from the coding sequence ATGTCTACGCGAAGCCCCGACAGCCCCCCGCTCCCTGAGCCGGGCTTCGCGCTCCCCGGGTCCGTGGCTCCCCTGCCCCTGCTCGGCGTGGCCGTGCTCGGGGTGCTGGTGCTCGCGGGCATCAGCCTGCTGATTGGCGTGAGCCACGTGTCCTGGGAGGCGCTCCTCTCTCCGTCGGAGCACCAGCGAGCGGTGCAGGTGCTGGTCATCAGCCGCGTGCCGCGCACGCTGGCGCTGGTGCTGGCGGGCATGTCCCTGGCCGTCGCGGGCCTCATCATGCAGATGCTCGCGCGCAACCGCTTCGTGGAGCCCTTCACGGCGGGCACGGCGGAGTCCGCGAGCCTGGGCCTGCTCGCCGTCACGCTGCTCGCGCCGGGACTGCCCATCCTCGCCAGGACGGCGGTCGCCGCCGGCTTCGCCATGGCGGGCACGGCGCTGTTCCTGTTCATCCTCCGGCGGATTCCACTGCGCTCGGCGCTCATCGTGCCCGTGGTGGGCCTGGTGCTGGGCGCCATCTTCGACGCGGCGACGACGTTCTTCGCCTACCGCTTCTCCCTGCTGCAATCGCTGATGGCCTGGACCACGGGCGACTTCTCCAGCGTGCTGCGCGGCCGGTACGAGCTGCTCTGGGGCGCGTTCGTGCTGACCGTCATCGCCTATGTCGTCGCGGACCGCTTCACCGTCGCCGGCATGGGCGAGGCCTTCACCACCAACCTGGGCCTGAGCCACCCGCGCATCCTGGCGCTGGGGCTGGCCATCGTCGCCATGGTCACCGCGGTGGTGGTGGCGACCGTGGGGATGATTCCCTTCATCGGGCTCGTGGTGCCCAACGTCGTCAGCCTCATCGTGGGCGACAACGCGCGCCGCTCCATCCCGTGGGTGGCGGCGATGGGCGCGGGCTTCGTGCTCCTGTGCGACATCGTGGGGCGGGTGGTGCGCCAGCCCTATGAGATTCCCGTGGGCACCGTGGCGGGCGTGGTGGGCAGCCTCCTCTTCCTCCACCTGCTCCTGCGGAGGGACGGCCGTGTCGGCTAG
- a CDS encoding iron chelate uptake ABC transporter family permease subunit, whose product MSASALRLEGHERRLLLLGGLATFCVVVFMTVDAGGRWDFVLPFRGRKVATVLLVGYAIAVSTVLFQTVVENRVLTPAIMGFDTLYLLLQSSLLFFLGSRTMASLDPRLLFTVEVALMVAFSAVLHRWLFEGGRRSVHLLLLTGVVLGVLFRSLSSFLQRLIAPGEFDFLQDRFFASFNNPDPDLLIVSALMTVGASVLGFRLLRACDVLNLGRDVALNLGVDHRRTVSRLLAVVAVLVSVSTALVGPVTFFGLLVANLAHGLVRSHRHVHVLPAAVFLAVIGLLGGQLVLERVFSFGANLRVIIEFLGGLMFITLLMRGVLR is encoded by the coding sequence GTGTCGGCTAGCGCGCTGAGGCTGGAAGGCCATGAGCGGCGGCTGCTCCTGCTGGGGGGCCTGGCCACCTTCTGCGTGGTGGTGTTCATGACCGTGGACGCGGGCGGCAGGTGGGACTTCGTGCTGCCGTTCCGCGGGCGCAAGGTCGCCACGGTGCTGCTGGTGGGCTACGCCATCGCCGTCTCCACGGTGCTGTTCCAGACCGTGGTGGAGAACCGCGTCCTGACGCCCGCCATCATGGGCTTCGACACGCTCTACCTGCTCCTGCAGTCCAGCCTGCTCTTCTTCCTGGGCTCGCGCACCATGGCCAGCCTGGACCCCCGGCTGCTCTTCACGGTGGAGGTCGCCCTCATGGTCGCCTTCTCCGCGGTGCTGCACCGCTGGCTGTTCGAGGGTGGCCGGCGCAGCGTGCACCTGCTGCTGCTCACGGGCGTGGTGCTGGGCGTGCTCTTCCGCAGCCTCTCCAGCTTCCTCCAGCGCCTCATCGCGCCGGGCGAGTTCGACTTCCTGCAGGACCGCTTCTTCGCCAGCTTCAACAACCCGGACCCGGACCTGCTCATCGTCTCCGCGCTGATGACGGTGGGCGCGTCCGTCCTGGGCTTCCGCCTGCTGCGCGCGTGCGACGTGCTGAACCTGGGGCGCGACGTGGCCCTCAACCTGGGCGTGGACCACCGGCGCACGGTGTCGCGGCTGCTGGCGGTGGTGGCGGTGCTGGTGTCCGTGTCCACGGCGCTGGTGGGACCGGTGACCTTCTTTGGGCTGCTGGTGGCGAACCTGGCGCACGGGCTGGTGCGCTCGCACCGGCACGTCCACGTGCTGCCGGCCGCCGTGTTCCTGGCGGTGATTGGCCTCCTGGGCGGTCAGCTCGTGCTGGAGCGCGTCTTCTCCTTTGGCGCCAACCTGCGCGTCATCATCGAGTTCCTGGGCGGCCTGATGTTCATCACCCTGCTCATGCGAGGCGTGCTGCGATGA
- a CDS encoding iron ABC transporter ATP-binding protein, with amino-acid sequence MIEARNVSRRYGDTVVVDDVTLQFPETGVTSIIGPNGAGKSTLLSMVSRLLPLSSGTVWVDGMDVARTPGDALARRLAILRQDNAVTSRLTVRDLVTFGRYPHSKGRPTVEDRAFVEGALHHLGLEPLAHRFLDELSGGQRQRAFVAMVLCQDTHYVLLDEPLNSLDMKHAVAMMKELRRAADTLGKCVVLVLHDLNYASCYSDHVIAMRAGKVAFQGTPEELMRPAVLRDIYDMDIDIHLLDGKRIAVHYR; translated from the coding sequence ATGATCGAAGCCCGGAACGTGTCCCGCCGCTACGGAGACACCGTGGTGGTGGACGACGTCACGCTCCAGTTCCCGGAGACGGGCGTGACGTCCATCATCGGGCCCAACGGCGCCGGCAAGTCCACCCTGCTCTCCATGGTCAGCCGCCTGTTGCCGCTGTCCTCCGGGACGGTGTGGGTGGACGGCATGGACGTGGCCCGCACGCCCGGCGACGCGCTGGCGCGCAGGCTGGCCATCCTGCGGCAGGACAACGCCGTCACCTCACGGCTCACCGTGCGCGACCTGGTGACCTTCGGCCGCTACCCGCACTCCAAGGGCCGCCCCACGGTGGAGGACCGCGCCTTCGTGGAGGGGGCGCTCCACCACCTGGGCCTGGAGCCGCTCGCGCACCGCTTCCTGGACGAGCTGTCCGGCGGCCAGCGCCAGCGCGCCTTCGTGGCCATGGTGCTGTGCCAGGACACGCACTACGTGCTCCTGGACGAGCCCCTCAACAGCCTGGACATGAAACACGCCGTGGCCATGATGAAGGAGCTGCGGCGCGCCGCGGACACGCTGGGCAAGTGCGTGGTGCTGGTGCTGCACGACCTCAACTACGCCTCCTGCTACTCCGACCACGTCATCGCCATGCGCGCCGGGAAGGTCGCCTTCCAGGGGACGCCGGAGGAGCTGATGCGCCCCGCCGTCCTCCGCGACATCTATGACATGGACATCGACATCCACCTCCTCGACGGGAAGCGCATCGCGGTCCACTACCGCTGA
- a CDS encoding nuclear transport factor 2 family protein, with protein sequence MREKNLEYMLDWIAVQELVAEYGQAIDHGKDTGDWSRWERVFAPEVTSDYSRFMGVPPSTAPRAVLAQFGNKALECFTRVQHATANTVRTEFTSPTHATVHAYAEVSHFFTMDGYPQEWTLVGRYTHEVVKTAAEGWRIQKVTLDPIHHRGNLLGLEFARGKRLGTP encoded by the coding sequence ATGCGCGAGAAGAACCTGGAGTACATGCTGGATTGGATCGCCGTGCAGGAGCTGGTCGCCGAGTACGGGCAGGCCATCGACCATGGCAAGGACACGGGCGACTGGAGCCGGTGGGAGCGGGTCTTCGCCCCGGAGGTGACGTCGGACTACTCCCGCTTCATGGGCGTGCCGCCCTCCACCGCGCCGCGCGCCGTGCTGGCGCAGTTCGGCAACAAGGCGCTGGAGTGCTTCACCCGCGTGCAGCACGCCACCGCCAACACGGTGCGCACGGAGTTCACCAGCCCCACCCACGCGACAGTGCACGCCTACGCGGAGGTGTCCCACTTCTTCACCATGGACGGGTATCCCCAGGAGTGGACCCTGGTGGGGCGCTATACGCACGAGGTGGTGAAGACGGCCGCGGAGGGCTGGCGCATCCAGAAGGTCACGCTGGATCCCATCCACCACCGGGGCAACCTGCTGGGCCTGGAGTTCGCCCGCGGCAAGCGGCTCGGAACGCCGTGA
- a CDS encoding LysR family transcriptional regulator, with the protein MPEWSDLRHFLAIAREGNLSAAARRLKVDQTTVGRRLAVLEKELGARLFDRTPTGLKPTAVALRIRPAAEAVEAEALRVERLASGEDLRPSGPVTVTATDSFLVHNVMPWLAAFQERHPEIELQLLSGYEALSLVRREADVAIRLVRPQEASLRARKVAAIGVVPFASKAYLSRRGPVRFDTGLQGHSVVGYAQDSRRWPESKWLDVHAAKATVALRLTSILGLLQAAREGLGVALLPAFFGHLHPELVPLRDALPELERTVWLVFHEDLAHNVRVRAVVDFLAETIGRQAEALAKPPARSRKKRAR; encoded by the coding sequence ATGCCCGAATGGAGCGACCTGCGGCACTTCCTGGCCATCGCGAGGGAGGGGAACCTCTCCGCGGCGGCGCGGCGGTTGAAGGTGGACCAGACCACGGTGGGCCGGCGCCTGGCCGTGCTGGAGAAGGAGCTGGGGGCGCGGCTCTTCGACCGGACGCCCACGGGCCTCAAGCCCACGGCCGTGGCGCTGCGCATCCGTCCGGCAGCGGAGGCGGTGGAGGCGGAGGCGCTGCGGGTGGAGCGGCTCGCCAGCGGTGAGGACCTGCGTCCCTCCGGGCCGGTGACGGTCACCGCGACGGACTCCTTCCTGGTCCACAACGTGATGCCGTGGCTGGCCGCGTTCCAGGAGCGCCATCCGGAGATCGAGTTGCAGCTGCTCTCCGGCTACGAGGCGCTCTCGCTGGTGCGGCGCGAGGCGGACGTGGCCATCCGGCTGGTCCGGCCGCAGGAGGCGTCCCTGCGGGCCCGGAAGGTGGCTGCCATTGGAGTCGTGCCCTTCGCGTCGAAGGCGTATCTCTCCCGCCGGGGGCCGGTGCGCTTCGACACGGGGCTCCAGGGGCACTCGGTGGTGGGCTACGCGCAGGATTCGCGGCGCTGGCCGGAGTCGAAGTGGCTGGACGTGCACGCGGCGAAGGCCACCGTGGCGCTGCGGCTGACGTCCATCCTGGGACTGCTCCAGGCCGCGCGCGAGGGCCTGGGGGTGGCGCTGTTGCCGGCGTTCTTCGGTCACCTGCATCCGGAGCTGGTGCCCCTGCGGGACGCCCTGCCGGAGCTGGAGCGGACCGTGTGGCTGGTGTTCCATGAGGACCTGGCCCACAATGTCCGGGTGCGCGCGGTGGTGGACTTCCTGGCGGAGACCATTGGGAGGCAGGCGGAGGCGCTCGCGAAGCCTCCGGCCCGGTCCCGGAAGAAGCGCGCGCGGTGA
- a CDS encoding DUF4437 domain-containing protein: protein MKTLPKLAAAVAVLSAFTFAAAGGKESAAFQQTAYDKLTWTEMMPGGPSVHVLWGDMKKGPYALLMKFPAGFDSGPHTHSASYHGVLVKGRMTNTSEGAAEAGAVEAGSTWDQPGKVVHRNQCAPGAECVMLIAQDKPFDFAPAKAK, encoded by the coding sequence GTGAAGACCCTGCCCAAGCTCGCCGCCGCCGTCGCCGTCCTCTCCGCGTTCACCTTCGCCGCCGCCGGGGGGAAGGAGTCCGCCGCGTTCCAGCAGACCGCCTATGACAAGCTCACCTGGACGGAGATGATGCCCGGCGGCCCGTCCGTGCACGTGCTCTGGGGCGACATGAAGAAGGGCCCGTACGCCCTGCTGATGAAGTTCCCCGCCGGGTTCGACTCCGGGCCGCACACCCACTCCGCCAGCTACCACGGCGTGCTGGTGAAGGGCCGCATGACGAACACCAGCGAGGGCGCCGCCGAAGCGGGCGCCGTGGAGGCCGGCAGCACCTGGGACCAGCCCGGCAAGGTGGTGCACCGCAACCAGTGCGCGCCGGGCGCCGAGTGCGTGATGCTCATCGCCCAGGACAAGCCCTTCGACTTCGCGCCCGCCAAGGCGAAGTGA
- a CDS encoding DUF3224 domain-containing protein has product MTKRASGPFDVKLTPMAPEAGAVEAAPGRMMLDKRFHGGLDATSHGQMLAVRTPVEGSAGYVAMERVNGTLDGRAGTFALQHSGTLTRGAPQLVITVVPDSGTGELTGLAGSMTIDIAPGGKHSYDFQYTLPDAP; this is encoded by the coding sequence ATGACGAAGCGCGCGAGTGGTCCTTTCGACGTGAAGCTCACCCCCATGGCCCCGGAGGCGGGCGCGGTGGAGGCGGCCCCGGGCCGGATGATGCTCGACAAGCGCTTTCACGGCGGACTGGACGCCACGAGCCACGGACAGATGCTCGCGGTGCGGACGCCGGTGGAGGGGTCCGCGGGGTATGTGGCCATGGAGCGCGTCAACGGCACGCTGGACGGCCGCGCCGGCACCTTCGCGCTCCAGCACTCCGGGACCCTGACGCGCGGTGCACCCCAGCTCGTCATCACGGTGGTGCCGGACTCCGGCACCGGCGAGCTCACGGGGCTCGCCGGTTCGATGACCATCGACATCGCGCCGGGCGGGAAGCACTCCTACGACTTCCAGTACACCCTGCCCGACGCGCCGTGA
- a CDS encoding DUF1772 domain-containing protein, whose product MMNLKPSGAEILLWLFVLNLGVAFGAGLYEHRISLPRWLDVTGAHWSAEAARQDDVGRRFWGVVTTAPLTLLTLASLYFATRATGPLRSWWLAAVGVVLVDRLLTFSYFIPTMVRLMQSQDTPVAVETAMRWSRMNHLRHALTGGAWVAALQALSWLRVKGAG is encoded by the coding sequence ATGATGAACCTGAAGCCTTCCGGGGCGGAAATCCTGTTGTGGCTCTTCGTGCTCAACCTGGGCGTCGCGTTCGGCGCGGGGCTCTATGAGCACCGCATCTCGCTCCCCCGGTGGCTCGATGTCACGGGCGCGCACTGGTCCGCTGAGGCGGCGCGCCAGGATGACGTGGGCCGTCGCTTCTGGGGCGTCGTCACCACGGCGCCGCTGACGCTGCTCACGCTGGCCAGCCTCTACTTCGCCACGCGAGCGACGGGACCGCTGCGCTCCTGGTGGCTCGCGGCCGTGGGGGTGGTGCTCGTGGACCGGTTGCTGACTTTCTCGTACTTCATCCCCACGATGGTCCGGCTGATGCAATCGCAGGACACTCCGGTGGCCGTGGAGACCGCCATGCGGTGGAGCCGGATGAATCATCTCCGTCATGCGCTGACGGGAGGCGCGTGGGTCGCGGCCCTTCAAGCCCTGTCATGGCTTCGGGTGAAGGGAGCCGGGTGA
- a CDS encoding helix-turn-helix domain-containing protein, with protein MSPRHSLLAQIGADIVRFQDASAEFDATVGQVLALGRAELTCLAQLHFGGPAPLSAVARGADVARLELAGYIQREGAGSSRRLALTAHAREWIETLWGPLQAEGLRMMAPLPDEELKVIARFLGEARKSQDRHAARVAKLLQEPGGTRAARRRGGLSAAALHRVRLFIEAHLARRIQVGELAQRSGLSVFYFTRAFRQSMGMTPHAYVQQRRVERARDLLSHTNRSLGDIALAVGFSSQSHFTTVFRRVTGLTPAVLRRAGR; from the coding sequence ATGAGCCCCCGGCACTCGCTCCTCGCCCAGATTGGCGCGGACATCGTCCGCTTCCAGGATGCCTCCGCGGAGTTCGACGCCACCGTGGGCCAGGTGCTCGCGCTCGGCCGCGCGGAGCTGACGTGTCTGGCGCAACTGCACTTCGGAGGCCCCGCGCCGCTGAGCGCCGTCGCGCGAGGCGCCGACGTGGCGCGCCTGGAGCTCGCCGGCTACATCCAGCGGGAGGGCGCGGGAAGCAGCAGGAGGCTCGCGCTCACCGCGCACGCGCGCGAATGGATTGAAACCCTCTGGGGCCCCCTCCAGGCGGAGGGCCTGCGGATGATGGCGCCCCTGCCGGATGAGGAGTTGAAGGTCATCGCCCGCTTCCTGGGCGAGGCGAGGAAGTCACAGGACCGCCATGCGGCCCGCGTGGCGAAGCTGCTCCAGGAGCCCGGAGGGACACGGGCGGCGCGGCGGCGCGGTGGCCTCTCCGCCGCCGCGCTCCACCGCGTGCGGCTCTTCATCGAAGCGCACCTCGCGCGGAGGATCCAGGTGGGCGAACTGGCCCAGCGCTCGGGGCTGAGCGTCTTCTACTTCACCCGCGCCTTCCGCCAGTCCATGGGCATGACGCCGCACGCCTACGTGCAGCAGCGGCGGGTGGAGCGGGCGCGAGACCTGCTGAGCCATACGAACCGCTCCCTCGGGGACATCGCGCTCGCGGTCGGCTTCAGCTCCCAGAGTCACTTCACCACGGTGTTCCGCCGGGTGACGGGGCTCACCCCGGCCGTCCTGCGGCGCGCGGGGCGCTGA
- a CDS encoding serine hydrolase domain-containing protein, with amino-acid sequence MAVLHRGLRLGMALLASFTAPACGPELPAGAALEVGEQELEAARSPLPPLNREALRQAIEGLPNAEVSGALVRVSGAEGRWLGTSGVADIRTGAPVPADAHFRIGSMTKTFTATVVLQLAAEGRVDLDRPVQDYLPRLLPAGVYAPITVRQLLNFTHGLPGVPVPQKDPDWFFENRFRRFSPRELVSLALPQGPRFAPGTQQEYGNIGYLVAGLLIEQVTGRPYGDAVRERILRPLHLRDTFVPGNDVTLPGRHARGYEEVAPEETGCPTGAIVYGTRCLVDVTEASQSVPWAAGEMISTAEDLDRFLVALFQGRLLPRKQQEELFTVPDLPAAGGGRATYSAGLSRYDLNGVIFWGKSGDRHGYNNGMGATRDLRRRLIYSVNTLHMGGDQPDIAARIIAAALQGG; translated from the coding sequence ATGGCTGTCCTGCACCGTGGACTGCGGCTGGGTATGGCATTGCTCGCGAGCTTCACGGCCCCCGCCTGCGGGCCGGAGCTACCGGCCGGTGCCGCGCTGGAGGTGGGCGAACAGGAGCTGGAGGCGGCGCGGTCGCCCCTGCCGCCCCTGAACCGTGAGGCGTTGCGACAGGCCATCGAGGGACTGCCGAACGCGGAGGTGTCCGGCGCGCTGGTCCGGGTGAGCGGCGCGGAGGGACGCTGGCTGGGCACGTCTGGCGTGGCCGACATCCGCACCGGCGCTCCCGTGCCCGCGGACGCGCACTTCCGCATTGGCAGCATGACGAAGACCTTCACGGCCACCGTCGTGTTGCAGCTCGCCGCCGAGGGGCGCGTGGACCTGGACCGGCCCGTCCAGGACTACCTGCCGCGCCTGCTGCCCGCGGGCGTCTACGCGCCCATCACCGTGCGCCAGCTGCTCAACTTCACCCACGGCCTGCCCGGCGTGCCGGTGCCTCAGAAGGACCCCGACTGGTTCTTCGAGAACCGCTTCCGGCGTTTCAGCCCCCGGGAGCTCGTCTCCCTGGCGCTCCCCCAGGGCCCCCGCTTCGCCCCGGGCACGCAGCAGGAGTACGGCAACATCGGCTACCTCGTCGCGGGGCTGCTCATCGAACAGGTGACGGGCCGGCCCTACGGGGACGCGGTGCGCGAGCGCATCCTGCGGCCGCTGCACCTGCGGGACACCTTCGTCCCCGGCAACGATGTGACCCTCCCCGGCCGCCACGCGCGCGGCTACGAGGAGGTCGCGCCGGAAGAGACGGGCTGCCCGACGGGTGCCATCGTGTACGGCACGCGCTGCCTGGTGGACGTCACCGAGGCCAGCCAGTCCGTGCCCTGGGCCGCCGGAGAGATGATCTCCACCGCCGAGGACCTGGACCGCTTCCTCGTCGCGCTCTTCCAGGGCCGGCTGCTGCCGCGCAAGCAGCAGGAGGAGCTGTTCACCGTCCCGGACCTGCCCGCCGCGGGAGGCGGTCGCGCCACCTACAGCGCGGGGCTCTCCCGCTACGACCTCAATGGCGTCATCTTCTGGGGAAAGTCGGGCGACCGGCACGGCTACAACAACGGGATGGGCGCCACGCGGGACCTGCGCCGTCGCCTCATCTATTCGGTCAACACGCTCCACATGGGAGGGGACCAGCCAGACATCGCCGCGCGGATCATCGCGGCGGCGCTGCAGGGAGGTTAA